In Flavobacterium sp. N3904, one DNA window encodes the following:
- the bshB1 gene encoding bacillithiol biosynthesis deacetylase BshB1, with amino-acid sequence MKLDILAFGAHPDDVELGCSGTILKEISLGKTVGIIDLTRGELGTRGSAAIRDQEANDAAKILGVSVRENLNMRDGFFVNDEKHQLEVIKMIRKYQPEIVLCNAIDDRHIDHGKGSKLVSDACFLSGLLKTETVLDGEIQKPWRPKLVYHYIQWKNIEPDFVVDITGFTDAKIESILAYRSQFYDPNSKEPESPISSKNFLESLNYRSRDLGRLTGVEHAEGFTVERCLAVNSLSDLR; translated from the coding sequence ATGAAATTAGATATACTAGCTTTTGGTGCACATCCAGACGATGTAGAATTGGGATGTTCCGGGACAATCTTAAAAGAGATTTCTTTAGGAAAAACTGTTGGAATTATAGATTTAACACGAGGAGAATTGGGTACTCGTGGCTCTGCCGCCATTCGTGATCAGGAAGCAAATGATGCTGCGAAAATATTAGGTGTTTCTGTTCGGGAGAATTTGAACATGCGTGATGGTTTTTTTGTAAATGACGAAAAACATCAATTGGAAGTTATAAAAATGATTCGCAAATACCAACCCGAGATTGTATTGTGTAACGCAATAGATGATCGGCATATCGATCACGGGAAGGGAAGCAAACTGGTTTCTGATGCTTGTTTTTTATCTGGTTTGTTAAAAACAGAAACGGTTCTTGATGGAGAAATTCAAAAACCATGGAGACCCAAATTGGTATATCATTATATTCAGTGGAAAAACATAGAACCTGATTTTGTAGTGGATATTACAGGGTTTACAGATGCCAAAATAGAATCTATTTTGGCCTATCGTTCTCAATTTTATGATCCAAATTCGAAAGAACCAGAGTCGCCAATATCCAGTAAAAACTTCTTGGAAAGCCTTAATTACCGTTCGAGGGATTTGGGGAGACTAACAGGCGTAGAACATGCCGAAGGTTTTACTGTAGAAAGATGTTTGGCAGTCAATAGTTTAAGTGATTTGAGGTAA
- a CDS encoding chorismate-binding protein, protein MQIDEYGFDEREEIIMNDFFKKVIQQQEQNLPFVLYCKPNSDSIIGMFQQNDTLYTVVDFTESGFVFSSFDGNKNFLIPEKQSEIKHFVFEKKDNIEIEKGFVSPNENIKSDFELLVAKGIQEIEGSKFEKVVLSRKEIIAVPDFDLVVTFERLVSLYPATFVYCFFHPKIGMWMGATPEQLVKVEGDTFKTMALAGTQKNTGYEEVVWHDKEKKEQQFVTDFIVSELNKVSKSILVSEPYSMKAGSIWHIKTDISAQLNSTRNLKEVIGLLHPTPAVCGLPKLESKKFILDNENYERTFYTGYLGELNCIFSSDSASTDLFVNLRCMQIEFGSDVETKANLFMGCGITKDSIPEKEWEESVNKSMTMKRVL, encoded by the coding sequence TTGCAAATTGACGAATATGGTTTTGACGAAAGAGAAGAAATAATTATGAATGATTTTTTTAAAAAAGTGATTCAGCAACAAGAGCAAAATTTGCCTTTTGTTTTGTATTGCAAACCCAATTCGGATTCCATAATTGGTATGTTTCAGCAGAATGATACTTTGTATACTGTTGTTGATTTTACTGAAAGTGGTTTTGTTTTTTCTTCATTTGACGGAAATAAAAATTTTTTAATTCCTGAAAAGCAATCTGAAATAAAGCATTTTGTATTTGAAAAAAAAGACAATATCGAAATTGAAAAGGGATTTGTTTCTCCAAATGAAAATATCAAATCAGATTTTGAATTACTGGTTGCCAAAGGGATTCAAGAGATTGAAGGGAGCAAATTTGAGAAAGTGGTTTTGTCTCGAAAAGAAATTATTGCAGTTCCTGATTTTGATTTAGTTGTAACTTTTGAAAGATTGGTGAGTTTGTATCCAGCGACTTTTGTATATTGTTTTTTTCACCCGAAGATTGGAATGTGGATGGGAGCTACACCAGAGCAATTAGTAAAAGTAGAAGGAGATACTTTTAAAACCATGGCTTTAGCTGGTACGCAAAAAAATACTGGTTATGAGGAAGTTGTATGGCATGATAAAGAAAAGAAAGAACAGCAATTTGTAACTGACTTTATTGTTTCTGAATTGAATAAAGTTTCAAAGTCTATTTTGGTTTCCGAGCCCTACAGCATGAAAGCGGGAAGTATTTGGCATATAAAAACTGATATTTCGGCGCAATTGAATTCTACTCGCAATTTGAAAGAAGTAATTGGTTTATTGCATCCGACTCCTGCGGTTTGCGGTTTGCCAAAATTGGAATCCAAAAAATTTATTTTAGACAATGAAAATTACGAACGTACTTTTTATACTGGCTATTTGGGCGAATTGAATTGTATTTTTTCATCAGATTCAGCTAGTACAGATCTTTTTGTTAATTTGCGTTGTATGCAAATTGAATTTGGTTCTGATGTTGAAACAAAAGCCAATTTATTTATGGGTTGTGGAATAACCAAAGACAGTATTCCCGAAAAAGAGTGGGAGGAGAGCGTCAATAAATCGATGACAATGAAGAGAGTTTTGTAG
- a CDS encoding PaaI family thioesterase, with amino-acid sequence MVIDKDKMLEYCNDFSKNTLMETLNIEFIDAGEGFLVAKMPVNSSVHQPMGLLHGGASVALAESVGSAASHFFINDKDQEVRGIEISANHLKSIREGIVFGTARIIHKGRSLHLWEIKITDEEGNLISLCKLTNMVLTKEKK; translated from the coding sequence ATGGTAATAGATAAAGATAAAATGCTCGAATATTGCAACGACTTTTCCAAAAACACTTTGATGGAAACACTGAATATCGAGTTTATAGATGCAGGCGAAGGATTTCTTGTTGCCAAAATGCCTGTAAATTCGTCAGTACACCAACCTATGGGATTGTTACATGGAGGCGCTTCGGTGGCTTTGGCCGAAAGCGTGGGAAGTGCTGCTTCCCATTTTTTTATTAATGATAAAGACCAAGAAGTGCGTGGTATCGAGATTTCTGCCAATCATTTAAAAAGTATCCGAGAAGGAATTGTCTTTGGAACGGCCAGGATTATTCATAAAGGAAGAAGCCTTCATCTCTGGGAAATTAAAATCACAGATGAAGAAGGGAATTTAATTTCGCTTTGCAAATTGACGAATATGGTTTTGACGAAAGAGAAGAAATAA
- a CDS encoding right-handed parallel beta-helix repeat-containing protein — translation MHRITLLILIGIMLSFCSCRSDFETVASTGDLTFSKDTVYLDTVFTNLSSSTYTLKVYNHSKNDITVPIIKLKNGLNSKYRMTVDGSQGNQGKMFENVTLLAKDSLYIFIETTVESDATTPTEFLYTDQIEFDSGDNLQKVELVTLVQDAILLYPNRNADGTTETLPIGDKKINGFYLDKNDPIHGNELLFTNKKAYVIYGYAAVPEGQTVTFDPGARVYFHADSGLIVSKNSSIQINGTTSTTDKLENEVIFGGDRQQPDFAYVPGQWGTIWLQEGSTNNKIQNLTLKNATVGLLIEGNDGTTVTVKNTQIYNCTHYGIQAKNALIVGENIVVNYVGEASLACTYGGNYKFTNCTFNNNWSSPEQLSIYISNYSTGAIPETKDLTEATFNNCIIYGSYSNEMLLDKKTGATFEYQFNNCLIKSNKTKDPDYQFDTDPVHYNAIILNKDPKFFNPNLNKFNIDDTSAAFAKGNSAYLIPFDIVGNLRTLPPDLGAYQDKPFPK, via the coding sequence ATGCATCGGATCACCTTATTAATTTTAATCGGAATCATGCTCTCTTTCTGTTCCTGTCGTTCCGATTTTGAAACTGTAGCCAGCACAGGTGATTTGACTTTTTCAAAAGATACTGTTTATTTGGATACCGTTTTTACTAATTTAAGTTCAAGCACTTACACACTAAAAGTATACAATCATTCGAAAAACGATATTACGGTTCCAATAATAAAATTAAAAAACGGTTTAAACTCAAAATACAGAATGACTGTTGATGGTTCTCAAGGAAACCAAGGCAAAATGTTCGAAAATGTTACGCTATTAGCAAAAGACAGTCTGTATATTTTTATAGAAACAACAGTAGAAAGTGACGCTACAACTCCAACCGAATTTTTATATACCGACCAAATTGAATTTGACAGTGGCGACAATCTTCAAAAAGTAGAATTAGTAACCTTGGTACAAGATGCCATTTTGTTATATCCCAATCGCAATGCCGATGGAACCACAGAAACCCTCCCAATTGGTGATAAAAAAATAAATGGATTTTATTTGGACAAAAACGATCCTATCCATGGTAATGAGCTGCTTTTTACCAATAAAAAAGCCTATGTTATTTATGGCTATGCCGCCGTTCCCGAAGGCCAAACCGTAACTTTTGATCCTGGAGCAAGGGTTTATTTTCATGCCGATTCGGGTCTTATTGTATCTAAAAACTCTTCAATACAAATTAATGGAACAACATCAACCACTGATAAATTAGAAAACGAAGTGATTTTTGGAGGTGATCGCCAACAACCTGATTTTGCCTATGTTCCTGGACAGTGGGGAACTATTTGGTTACAAGAGGGAAGCACCAATAACAAAATTCAGAATCTTACGTTGAAAAACGCAACTGTTGGATTATTGATCGAGGGCAATGACGGCACAACTGTTACTGTAAAAAATACCCAAATTTACAACTGTACTCATTACGGAATTCAAGCCAAAAATGCATTAATTGTGGGAGAAAATATAGTCGTTAATTATGTGGGTGAAGCCAGTTTAGCCTGTACTTATGGCGGAAATTATAAATTCACCAATTGTACTTTTAATAATAATTGGTCGAGTCCAGAACAGCTGTCAATATACATTAGCAATTACAGTACCGGTGCAATTCCAGAGACTAAAGACCTAACTGAGGCAACATTCAACAATTGCATTATTTATGGTTCGTATTCCAATGAAATGCTTTTGGATAAGAAAACAGGAGCAACTTTCGAATACCAATTCAACAATTGCCTGATTAAATCCAACAAGACTAAAGATCCCGATTATCAATTCGATACTGATCCTGTTCATTATAATGCCATCATTCTAAACAAAGATCCAAAATTCTTTAATCCCAATTTAAACAAATTCAATATTGACGATACTTCTGCCGCTTTCGCAAAAGGAAATTCGGCTTATTTAATTCCATTTGACATTGTTGGAAATTTGAGAACATTGCCACCAGACTTAGGTGCTTATCAGGATAAACCATTTCCTAAATAA
- the purL gene encoding phosphoribosylformylglycinamidine synthase codes for MIHFFENQSKTVFAVQTQNEISAQDISKLNWLFADANKVEKSVLSDFFVGPRATMITPWSTNAVEITQNMGIAGIIRIEEFQKVTTDFQDFDPMLSQKYTELNQDIFTIHIQPEAILDIDDIAAYNKSEGLSLSVEEVEYLDNLATKLGRKLTDSEIFAFSQANSEHCRHKIFNGTFVIDGVEKETSLFKLIKKTSQENPNDIVSAYKDNVAFVKGPRVQQFAPKTADKPDFYEIKEFDSVISLKAETHNFPTTVEPFNGAATGSGGEIRDRLAGGQGSLPMAGTSVYMTSYSRLEENRPWEDAVTERKWLYQTPMDILIKASNGASDFGNKFGQPLITGSVLTFEHEENNRKIGYDKVIMQAGGIGYGKLDQAIKHKPQEGDKIVILGGENYRIGMGGAAVSSADTGAFGSGIELNAVQRSNPEMQKRAANAIRGLVESDNNPIVSIHDHGAGGHLNCLSELVEETGGLIDLDKLPVGDPTLSAKEIIGNESQERMGLVIGKKDIDILQRIADRERSPMYQVGDVTGDHRFTFESKTTGLKPMDYALEDFFGSSPKTIMTDKTIDYNYGGLNYDKNNIATYLEQVLQLEAVACKDWLTNKVDRCVGGKVAKQQCAGPLQLPLNNCGVMALDYQGIEGVATSIGHSPIASLIDPVAGTRTAIAESLSNIVWAPIKEGMKGISLSANWMWACKNEGEDARLYAAVEACSDFAIELGINIPTGKDSLSMKQKYPNDEVIAPGTVIISAGGNCTDIRKVVEPVLQKDGGSIYYINLSQDDFKLGGSSLAQTLNAIGNEAPTIKDAVFFKNAFNILQELILDNQILAGHDIGSGGLITTLLEMCFADVNLGAKIDFSVFEEKDIIKYLFAENIAVVFQANSDEAVEAKLKAKGVSFFKLGNATTEATLDFGPCKLDIAKYRDIWFKTSFLLDQKQAKNGTAQARFDNYKNQVLNYTFPTHFTGKKPVIDASKPRPKAAIIREKGSNSEREMANAMYLAGFDVKDVHMTDLISGRENLEDIQFIGAVGGFSNSDVLGSAKGWAGAFKYNEKANTALKNFFKREDTLSVGICNGCQLFMELELVNPEHEVHGKMLHNESHKHESIFTSVKIQENKSVMLSTLAGSTLGVWVSHGEGKFNLPYAEDQYNIVGKYGYEGYPANPNGSDFNTAMMCDKTGRHLVMMPHIERSTFQWNWAHYPKDRNDEVSPWHEAFVNAKKWIDNTNK; via the coding sequence ATGATCCATTTCTTTGAAAACCAAAGCAAAACTGTTTTTGCAGTACAGACGCAAAACGAAATTTCGGCTCAAGACATTTCAAAACTCAACTGGCTTTTTGCCGACGCAAATAAAGTAGAAAAATCCGTTTTGTCGGATTTTTTTGTTGGTCCTCGAGCCACTATGATTACCCCTTGGAGTACCAATGCGGTAGAAATCACCCAAAACATGGGTATTGCTGGAATCATTCGTATTGAAGAATTTCAAAAAGTAACAACTGATTTCCAAGATTTCGATCCTATGCTTTCTCAGAAATACACCGAGTTGAATCAGGATATTTTCACCATTCACATTCAACCGGAAGCGATTTTAGATATTGACGACATTGCTGCCTACAACAAATCAGAAGGTTTATCATTGAGTGTTGAAGAAGTGGAATATTTAGATAATTTAGCAACAAAATTAGGGCGAAAATTAACGGATTCTGAAATTTTTGCTTTCTCACAAGCCAATTCAGAACACTGTCGCCACAAAATTTTCAACGGAACTTTTGTTATTGACGGAGTGGAAAAAGAAACTTCTCTTTTTAAATTAATCAAAAAAACATCTCAGGAAAATCCTAATGATATTGTTTCCGCTTACAAAGACAACGTGGCTTTTGTAAAAGGACCAAGAGTACAGCAATTTGCTCCAAAAACTGCCGACAAACCAGATTTTTACGAAATAAAAGAATTTGATTCAGTTATTTCTTTAAAAGCAGAAACACATAATTTCCCAACAACTGTAGAGCCTTTCAACGGAGCAGCTACAGGATCAGGAGGAGAAATTCGGGATCGTTTAGCCGGAGGACAAGGTTCTTTGCCAATGGCTGGAACTTCAGTTTATATGACTTCTTATTCTCGTTTGGAAGAAAATCGTCCTTGGGAAGATGCGGTAACCGAAAGAAAATGGTTGTATCAAACTCCGATGGACATCTTGATAAAAGCTTCAAACGGAGCTTCCGATTTTGGTAATAAATTTGGGCAACCACTTATTACAGGTTCTGTCTTGACTTTCGAACACGAAGAAAATAACCGCAAAATTGGTTACGACAAAGTAATCATGCAAGCGGGTGGAATAGGTTACGGAAAATTAGATCAAGCTATCAAACACAAACCGCAAGAGGGAGACAAAATCGTTATTCTTGGTGGAGAAAATTATAGAATCGGTATGGGTGGAGCTGCCGTTTCATCAGCAGATACAGGAGCTTTTGGCTCAGGAATTGAATTAAATGCCGTACAACGTTCCAACCCAGAAATGCAAAAACGTGCTGCCAATGCCATTCGTGGTTTGGTAGAAAGCGACAACAATCCTATCGTTTCTATTCACGATCACGGTGCAGGAGGACACTTAAATTGTCTTTCTGAATTGGTGGAAGAAACTGGAGGATTAATTGATTTGGACAAATTACCTGTGGGTGACCCTACCCTTTCGGCAAAAGAAATCATCGGTAACGAGTCTCAAGAAAGAATGGGATTGGTTATTGGTAAAAAAGACATCGACATTCTACAAAGAATTGCAGACAGAGAACGTTCTCCAATGTACCAAGTGGGTGACGTAACCGGTGACCACCGTTTTACATTCGAATCTAAAACTACGGGATTAAAACCAATGGATTATGCTTTGGAAGATTTCTTTGGAAGTTCTCCAAAAACAATAATGACTGACAAAACCATCGATTACAACTATGGGGGTTTAAATTACGATAAAAATAATATTGCTACTTATTTGGAGCAAGTATTACAATTGGAAGCAGTTGCCTGTAAAGACTGGTTGACCAATAAAGTAGACCGTTGTGTAGGTGGAAAAGTAGCCAAACAACAATGTGCTGGTCCTTTACAATTGCCATTAAACAATTGTGGTGTAATGGCATTGGATTATCAAGGAATAGAAGGTGTAGCGACATCAATTGGACACTCTCCTATTGCTTCCTTAATTGACCCTGTTGCTGGAACAAGAACTGCAATTGCCGAATCTTTGTCTAACATTGTTTGGGCTCCTATAAAAGAAGGAATGAAAGGAATTTCTCTTTCAGCTAACTGGATGTGGGCTTGTAAAAACGAAGGTGAAGACGCTCGTTTATACGCTGCCGTTGAAGCTTGTTCTGACTTTGCAATCGAATTGGGAATCAACATTCCAACCGGAAAAGATTCACTTTCGATGAAACAAAAATATCCAAACGACGAAGTAATCGCACCGGGAACGGTAATTATTTCGGCTGGTGGAAACTGTACTGATATTAGAAAAGTTGTGGAGCCTGTTTTACAAAAAGACGGTGGTTCTATTTATTATATCAATTTGTCCCAAGACGATTTCAAACTTGGAGGTTCTTCTTTGGCGCAAACACTTAATGCAATCGGAAACGAAGCGCCAACAATTAAAGACGCTGTTTTCTTCAAAAATGCATTCAATATTCTTCAAGAATTGATTTTAGATAATCAAATTTTGGCTGGACATGATATTGGAAGCGGTGGTCTAATCACTACTTTATTAGAGATGTGTTTTGCTGATGTGAATTTAGGAGCTAAAATTGATTTCTCTGTTTTTGAAGAAAAAGACATTATCAAATATCTTTTCGCAGAAAACATCGCTGTTGTATTCCAAGCCAATTCAGATGAAGCTGTTGAAGCTAAATTGAAAGCAAAGGGAGTATCATTCTTCAAATTAGGAAATGCAACAACCGAAGCTACTTTAGACTTTGGTCCTTGTAAATTAGACATTGCAAAATACAGAGACATTTGGTTCAAAACCTCTTTCTTGTTGGACCAAAAACAAGCCAAAAACGGAACTGCTCAAGCACGTTTCGACAATTATAAAAACCAAGTATTAAACTATACTTTCCCAACTCATTTTACAGGAAAAAAACCTGTAATTGACGCTTCAAAACCAAGACCAAAAGCAGCCATCATCCGAGAAAAAGGAAGCAACTCCGAACGTGAAATGGCAAATGCAATGTACTTGGCAGGTTTTGATGTAAAAGACGTTCATATGACCGATTTGATTTCGGGACGTGAAAATCTAGAAGACATTCAGTTTATCGGAGCTGTTGGAGGATTCTCTAACTCTGATGTTTTGGGTTCTGCTAAAGGTTGGGCTGGAGCATTCAAATACAATGAAAAAGCAAATACAGCCCTGAAAAATTTCTTCAAAAGAGAAGATACTTTATCGGTTGGAATCTGTAACGGCTGCCAATTGTTTATGGAATTAGAACTGGTAAATCCTGAACATGAAGTTCATGGAAAAATGCTTCATAACGAAAGCCACAAACACGAAAGTATTTTTACTTCCGTTAAAATTCAAGAAAACAAATCGGTAATGTTATCGACTTTGGCTGGAAGTACGTTGGGAGTTTGGGTTTCACATGGTGAAGGAAAATTCAATTTGCCATATGCTGAAGACCAATACAACATAGTTGGGAAATACGGTTACGAAGGATATCCTGCCAATCCAAATGGATCTGATTTTAACACGGCAATGATGTGTGACAAAACTGGTCGTCACTTGGTAATGATGCCACATATTGAACGTTCTACTTTCCAATGGAATTGGGCACATTATCCAAAAGACAGAAACGATGAAGTTTCTCCGTGGCACGAAGCTTTTGTAAATGCAAAAAAATGGATCGACAATACCAATAAATAG
- a CDS encoding patatin-like phospholipase family protein — protein sequence MKNKTFRIGICMAGAVSAGAYTAGVMDYLMEALNEWEKKKGQPNVPNHKVVIPIMGGASAGGMTSLLTASTINNEIKPVLLPNKTNLLDEHPENKLYHSWVDLVDKDMFQKMLDTSDISSGNVVSLLNSNFIDDIATKMLKSDTLNWKIAPSFFEMPVKVFTTLSNLNGFNYNTNFNGGIRKEKYNMAVHNDYACFELYDENTQTPQTPGWMPLNFKTGAFIQTARDAAMATGAFPVGLKSRILEREATYINAIPWLKDIFQNTPVSENKLKTLNVDGGMINNEPFEKVRYLLDEITIEQRSAAYNALNKDQRQEFLNEINSLHKNFENTVLMIDPFPSQDKTEFDYSQNLTNIISETFSAMTAQMRAKPINYRSAMEQDDASQFIISPSRKREDTDGIFKDFFGEKAIACGTMGGFGGFLNKEFRIHDYFLGKYNCEMFLRKYFTIPEDALLANPIFAEGYSGVDKSAYVVVGADGKRSYPIIPIFKPETPTDSFPLPVFSCGGNWPKVAENFINAYEKPIKNRVEKIILNIVKLSSSTLFFLKIGSFVVLNKVIGKKVVNSIKDSLHKWNLIDNYSPNKEETY from the coding sequence ATGAAAAATAAGACTTTCAGAATCGGAATATGTATGGCGGGCGCAGTATCTGCAGGTGCCTATACAGCAGGTGTAATGGATTATTTAATGGAAGCTTTGAATGAATGGGAAAAGAAAAAAGGTCAGCCAAATGTACCAAACCACAAAGTGGTAATACCAATAATGGGTGGAGCTTCAGCTGGTGGAATGACTTCTTTATTGACTGCCAGCACCATAAATAATGAGATTAAACCGGTCCTTTTGCCCAATAAAACCAATCTTCTGGACGAACATCCCGAAAACAAACTTTATCACAGTTGGGTTGACTTGGTTGACAAAGACATGTTTCAAAAAATGCTGGATACATCAGACATTTCATCTGGAAATGTAGTTTCGTTACTGAACTCCAATTTTATAGACGATATTGCAACAAAAATGCTTAAATCAGATACGTTAAATTGGAAAATAGCGCCTTCCTTTTTTGAAATGCCTGTAAAAGTATTTACCACGCTCTCCAACCTGAACGGATTCAATTACAACACCAATTTTAACGGAGGGATTCGAAAAGAAAAATACAATATGGCGGTTCATAATGACTATGCCTGTTTTGAACTTTATGACGAAAATACTCAAACTCCTCAAACCCCTGGATGGATGCCCTTGAATTTCAAAACCGGAGCTTTTATACAAACAGCAAGAGATGCTGCAATGGCAACAGGCGCATTTCCAGTTGGTCTCAAATCCAGAATTTTGGAAAGAGAGGCAACTTATATCAATGCTATTCCATGGCTGAAGGACATTTTTCAAAATACTCCAGTTAGCGAGAATAAATTAAAAACACTTAATGTCGATGGAGGAATGATTAATAATGAACCTTTCGAAAAAGTGAGATATTTGCTGGACGAAATTACAATAGAGCAAAGAAGCGCCGCATATAATGCTCTGAACAAGGATCAAAGACAAGAGTTTCTTAATGAGATTAACTCTCTTCATAAAAACTTCGAAAATACGGTCTTAATGATTGATCCATTCCCAAGTCAGGATAAAACCGAATTCGATTATAGCCAAAACCTAACCAATATTATATCTGAAACCTTTTCGGCAATGACAGCCCAAATGCGTGCAAAGCCAATAAATTACCGTAGCGCAATGGAACAGGATGATGCCAGTCAATTTATAATTTCTCCCTCCCGAAAAAGAGAAGATACAGATGGCATATTCAAAGATTTTTTTGGCGAAAAAGCAATAGCTTGCGGGACAATGGGCGGATTTGGTGGTTTTTTGAACAAAGAGTTCAGAATTCATGATTATTTTTTGGGAAAATACAATTGTGAAATGTTTTTGAGAAAGTATTTTACAATTCCGGAAGACGCTTTGCTGGCGAACCCAATATTTGCAGAAGGATACAGTGGAGTAGACAAAAGCGCTTATGTAGTTGTAGGTGCCGACGGAAAAAGAAGCTACCCAATCATACCCATTTTCAAGCCAGAAACTCCTACCGACTCATTTCCATTACCCGTTTTTTCTTGTGGAGGCAACTGGCCAAAAGTAGCTGAAAATTTTATTAATGCTTATGAAAAGCCAATAAAAAATAGGGTAGAAAAAATCATTTTAAATATTGTCAAATTAAGTTCCTCAACTCTTTTCTTTTTAAAAATAGGTTCTTTTGTAGTGCTGAATAAAGTAATAGGCAAAAAAGTGGTCAACTCAATTAAGGACTCTCTTCACAAATGGAATTTAATAGACAATTATTCACCAAACAAGGAGGAAACGTATTAA